From Streptomyces sp. Edi4, one genomic window encodes:
- a CDS encoding site-specific DNA-methyltransferase encodes MSFSLHQGDALSVLAGLPDDCVDSVITDPPYNSGGRTAKERTTRSAKQKYTSADAQHALPDFVGENMDQRSYGFWLTQIMTEAHRLTRTGGTALLFTDWRQLPTTTDAIQAAGWLWRGVVAWHKPQARPQKGRFTQNCEFIVWASKGAIDGSRNPVYLPGLYSASQPSGAKRQHITQKPVEVMRELVKISPEGGTVLDFCAGSGSTGVAALLEGRDFIGVEKTEHYASIAADRLTETIRETLTQDDVTLTV; translated from the coding sequence TTGTCTTTTTCCCTGCACCAGGGCGACGCTCTCAGCGTCCTCGCCGGCCTGCCGGACGACTGCGTCGACTCCGTCATCACCGACCCGCCGTACAACAGCGGTGGCCGGACCGCCAAGGAGCGCACCACGCGCTCGGCGAAGCAGAAGTACACCTCGGCCGATGCCCAGCACGCCCTGCCGGATTTCGTCGGCGAGAACATGGATCAGCGCAGCTACGGATTCTGGCTGACGCAGATCATGACTGAAGCCCACCGCCTCACCCGCACTGGTGGCACTGCGCTGCTGTTCACCGACTGGCGCCAGCTCCCGACCACGACGGATGCGATCCAGGCGGCCGGCTGGCTGTGGCGCGGGGTGGTGGCCTGGCACAAGCCGCAGGCCAGGCCCCAGAAGGGCCGGTTCACACAGAACTGCGAGTTCATCGTGTGGGCCTCCAAGGGTGCGATCGACGGCTCCCGCAACCCCGTCTACCTGCCCGGCCTGTACAGCGCCTCGCAGCCCTCGGGTGCGAAGCGCCAGCACATCACGCAAAAGCCCGTCGAGGTGATGCGCGAGCTGGTCAAGATCAGCCCCGAGGGCGGCACGGTGCTCGACTTCTGCGCCGGCTCCGGCTCCACCGGTGTCGCCGCCCTGCTGGAAGGCCGCGACTTCATCGGCGTGGAGAAGACCGAGCACTACGCGTCCATCGCAGCCGACCGGCTCACCGAGACGATCCGCGAAACCCTCACCCAGGACGACGTGACCCTCACTGTCTGA
- a CDS encoding SCO6880 family protein, producing MTDLSVAPVTVKFPHRSRRGILLGLSLPQLVLVSCTLALLLMTVVSAGLIGALVLSPLWAASGALVAIRRHGRSLIDWAPIVARYAQRRRTGQTLWLARPVTRPRQEGVLHLPGTASSLKVVTPGDSANGAAAVHDPHRQTLTAIARVSSRAFALLDPATQNHNVHSWGRALAGIARTGHVATVQVLERTVPDSGDTLTRHWTQNGQPQTPVAGQIYSELVASAGPAAAPHETYLAISLDLKAAKRLISQAGGGLPGAFTVMEQTTASIAQAARNAGLMVTGWLSAREIAAVIRTAYDPKALAALQQWSETGRAEADPAAAGPVVQFEEYDRLATDTARHATYWVENWPRTEMGAGFLHGIMFTAGVRRSLSLIYAPQGLESALRDVQRKKAAIIADANERARRGQVDSEEDSVEYADVKTRERQLIAGHADVALTGLVTVTAETDALLDAACAQIETHAVSSGVDLRRLNYQQPDAFTLTALPLARTAL from the coding sequence TTGACTGACCTCTCCGTCGCCCCGGTCACGGTGAAATTCCCCCACCGGTCCCGCCGCGGCATCCTCCTCGGCCTCTCGCTCCCCCAACTCGTCCTCGTATCGTGCACGTTGGCGCTGCTGCTCATGACGGTGGTCTCCGCCGGGCTGATCGGCGCCCTCGTTCTGAGCCCGCTGTGGGCTGCCTCGGGTGCGCTCGTCGCGATCCGCCGGCACGGCCGCTCACTGATCGACTGGGCGCCGATCGTCGCCCGCTACGCACAGCGCCGGCGCACCGGCCAGACGCTCTGGCTCGCCCGGCCCGTCACCCGGCCGCGGCAGGAAGGCGTCCTCCATCTGCCCGGCACCGCCTCCTCCCTCAAGGTGGTCACGCCCGGCGACTCCGCCAACGGCGCTGCGGCCGTGCACGACCCGCACCGCCAGACCCTGACCGCCATCGCCCGGGTCTCCTCCCGGGCCTTCGCCCTGCTCGACCCCGCCACCCAGAACCACAACGTCCACAGTTGGGGACGGGCTCTTGCTGGCATCGCCCGCACCGGGCACGTCGCCACCGTGCAAGTGCTGGAGCGCACCGTCCCCGACAGTGGCGACACCCTCACCCGCCACTGGACCCAGAACGGGCAGCCCCAGACTCCGGTCGCCGGACAGATCTACTCCGAACTGGTCGCCTCGGCCGGCCCCGCCGCCGCCCCGCACGAGACCTACCTCGCCATCTCCCTCGACCTGAAGGCCGCCAAGCGCTTGATCTCGCAGGCCGGCGGCGGGCTGCCGGGCGCGTTCACCGTCATGGAGCAGACGACCGCGTCCATCGCCCAGGCCGCCCGGAACGCCGGACTCATGGTGACCGGGTGGCTGAGCGCCCGGGAGATCGCCGCCGTCATCCGCACCGCCTACGACCCCAAGGCGCTCGCCGCGCTCCAGCAGTGGTCCGAGACCGGCCGCGCCGAGGCGGACCCGGCAGCCGCCGGGCCCGTCGTCCAGTTCGAGGAGTACGACCGGCTCGCCACCGACACCGCCCGCCACGCCACGTACTGGGTGGAGAACTGGCCGCGCACCGAAATGGGGGCCGGGTTCCTGCACGGGATCATGTTCACGGCCGGAGTGCGGCGCAGCCTGTCCCTTATCTACGCGCCCCAGGGGCTCGAGTCTGCGCTGCGGGACGTTCAGCGGAAGAAGGCGGCGATCATCGCTGACGCGAATGAGCGAGCCCGCCGTGGACAGGTCGACAGCGAGGAAGACTCCGTCGAGTACGCCGACGTCAAGACGCGCGAGCGCCAGCTCATCGCCGGGCATGCGGACGTGGCCCTGACTGGTCTGGTGACCGTCACGGCCGAGACCGACGCCCTCCTCGACGCGGCCTGCGCGCAGATCGAGACCCACGCCGTCAGCTCGGGCGTCGATCTGCGAAGGCTCAACTACCAGCAGCCCGACGCCTTCACCCTCACCGCGCTGCCGCTCGCCCGCACCGCCCTGTGA
- a CDS encoding DUF6238 family protein: MTSRTRPDDAHPYLRAASAGVRHHTRALARPDATPPTPVDRVHLDVLHAHLTALHQLLDHLAETTRPPHPAAGRHLTTAHTRLWQATTEIHSAFHLLPSNTATENAEARECHPERLPEGPPVLTICQRHLAAGHIIRRKTTPTDLRAHTTACVR, encoded by the coding sequence TTGACCTCTCGCACGCGTCCGGACGACGCGCACCCCTACCTCCGCGCCGCGAGCGCCGGAGTCCGCCACCACACCCGAGCCCTGGCACGGCCGGACGCTACCCCGCCCACGCCGGTGGACCGCGTGCACCTTGACGTGCTGCACGCCCACCTCACCGCCCTGCACCAGCTCCTCGACCACCTCGCCGAGACCACCCGGCCACCCCACCCTGCCGCAGGCCGGCACCTGACCACCGCGCACACCCGCCTCTGGCAGGCCACCACCGAGATCCATTCGGCCTTCCACCTGCTGCCCAGCAACACAGCGACGGAAAACGCCGAGGCGCGCGAGTGCCATCCCGAACGGCTGCCCGAGGGACCGCCCGTGCTGACCATCTGCCAGCGGCACCTCGCCGCCGGACACATCATCCGGCGCAAGACCACCCCCACCGATCTCCGCGCGCACACCACGGCCTGCGTGCGATGA
- a CDS encoding plasmid replication/partition related protein produces MAVLMHDIQENGLLQPIVLDRSGRILDGRGRLAVCERLHIEPAFITYDGAGADIYSLSVNLKRRSFTKGQSAMITVKARATMGYEACPEKGQEACPDGGHEARPEKGHTVRDIEEQLGVARAVIGRANVVWQHAPELVDSVISGAVGLDRAYETARQKKAQTDSAEAQLAKLRNEDPALAARVVEGELTLQGAWAERKARQEEETRQRRVATQLLCEVLPSLAQVRGSKTFTLYDPQFAPPGRAVTREVIAHAATALQEIASVWKERDLP; encoded by the coding sequence CTGGCTGTCCTCATGCACGACATCCAGGAGAACGGACTTCTCCAGCCCATCGTTCTGGACCGCTCAGGCCGGATCCTCGACGGTCGCGGCAGGCTCGCGGTCTGTGAACGTCTGCACATCGAGCCCGCCTTCATCACCTACGACGGCGCCGGCGCCGATATCTACAGCCTGTCCGTCAACCTCAAACGCCGCAGCTTCACCAAGGGCCAGTCCGCGATGATCACGGTCAAAGCCCGGGCGACCATGGGGTACGAAGCCTGTCCCGAGAAGGGACAAGAGGCTTGTCCCGATGGGGGACACGAAGCGCGTCCCGAAAAGGGACACACGGTCAGGGACATCGAGGAGCAGCTCGGAGTCGCGCGCGCCGTAATCGGAAGGGCGAATGTCGTATGGCAGCACGCACCTGAACTCGTCGACTCCGTGATCAGCGGCGCCGTCGGGCTGGACCGCGCCTACGAAACCGCCAGGCAGAAGAAGGCGCAGACCGACTCGGCGGAAGCCCAGCTGGCCAAACTCCGCAACGAGGACCCCGCCCTCGCCGCCCGCGTCGTGGAGGGTGAGCTGACTTTGCAAGGTGCCTGGGCAGAGCGCAAGGCACGGCAAGAGGAGGAGACGCGACAGCGACGGGTTGCCACGCAGCTCCTTTGCGAAGTTCTGCCGTCCCTCGCCCAAGTCCGGGGCAGCAAGACCTTCACCCTCTACGACCCGCAGTTCGCTCCTCCAGGACGCGCCGTGACCCGGGAGGTCATCGCGCACGCGGCGACGGCACTGCAGGAGATCGCGTCGGTATGGAAGGAGCGTGACCTTCCCTGA
- a CDS encoding DUF4913 domain-containing protein — protein MEQSAQQAQQLDHLASAPTPGGSPFAAFGMPGLGGPPPAAPPEPRPILELEGEEREDELDALSDWVDDFLLPVYGAEVTTAAPWCLQWQEHDDVVAWLHALWLAYQQHKDPEAGLSGLFVWHRDFLTHAVAAIRAPGGPLSACMTSPERPAHRILPGPPPSARTEKASAAEAAGPAEPLEPTS, from the coding sequence ATGGAGCAGTCGGCGCAGCAGGCCCAGCAGCTCGACCATCTCGCCTCCGCACCCACGCCGGGCGGATCGCCGTTCGCGGCGTTCGGCATGCCGGGACTCGGCGGACCGCCTCCGGCTGCGCCGCCGGAGCCGCGCCCGATTCTGGAACTGGAGGGGGAGGAGCGCGAGGACGAGCTCGACGCCTTGTCCGACTGGGTTGACGACTTCCTGCTGCCCGTCTACGGGGCGGAGGTCACCACGGCGGCGCCCTGGTGCCTGCAGTGGCAGGAGCACGACGATGTCGTGGCTTGGCTTCACGCCCTGTGGCTGGCCTACCAGCAGCACAAGGACCCCGAAGCCGGACTCTCCGGTCTGTTCGTGTGGCACCGGGACTTCCTCACCCACGCCGTCGCGGCGATTCGTGCGCCGGGCGGTCCCTTGTCGGCCTGCATGACCTCCCCGGAGCGTCCCGCGCACCGGATCCTTCCCGGACCGCCGCCTTCAGCGCGTACGGAGAAGGCGAGCGCGGCGGAGGCGGCCGGGCCCGCTGAGCCGCTCGAGCCGACGTCATGA
- a CDS encoding DUF6112 family protein: protein MPLPLADSVIQLAYDPGITPQGGGLPGLSVLKNVVNSINMFGIIAVVGALAVSLGVWAWGHHTGGHQAEANGKKGAVVAAGAALGLGAANGIVAFFSALGSQVH from the coding sequence ATGCCCCTCCCCCTCGCAGACAGCGTCATCCAGCTCGCCTATGACCCAGGCATCACCCCCCAGGGCGGCGGCCTGCCCGGCCTCTCCGTCCTGAAGAACGTGGTCAACAGCATCAACATGTTCGGGATCATCGCCGTCGTCGGAGCCTTGGCCGTCTCGCTCGGTGTGTGGGCCTGGGGCCACCACACCGGCGGCCACCAGGCCGAAGCCAACGGCAAGAAGGGTGCCGTCGTCGCCGCCGGCGCCGCCCTCGGCCTGGGCGCCGCGAACGGAATCGTCGCGTTCTTCTCGGCCCTCGGGTCCCAGGTTCACTGA
- a CDS encoding SH3 domain-containing protein has translation MLGALALPVLSATTASAAPVATAATVASYNSCPDLPPLPYEVHAKAVTIRSEATTKSTALGVLYRSHKFTVHKKSGNWLYITDKTTGVNGWVSGTYVYRDVRMCLS, from the coding sequence ATGCTCGGCGCACTTGCACTGCCGGTGCTGTCCGCCACCACCGCGAGCGCGGCACCCGTCGCCACCGCGGCAACGGTCGCCAGCTACAACAGCTGCCCGGATCTCCCGCCGCTCCCGTACGAGGTCCACGCGAAGGCCGTGACCATCCGGTCCGAGGCCACCACGAAGTCCACCGCGCTCGGGGTGCTCTACCGCAGCCACAAGTTCACCGTGCACAAGAAGAGCGGCAACTGGCTCTACATCACGGACAAGACCACCGGCGTAAACGGCTGGGTCTCCGGCACCTACGTCTACCGCGACGTCCGAATGTGCCTGTCCTGA
- a CDS encoding regulator — protein MTAPFTPAELHNAFALLSSPALIRLITEIDDNGPIPPRRLAGTLPDLSAHHLRRTTHVARVHGLVRVAPGVGLALTEAGSDLADFYDTVARWARRHAYPTRVSDFTTRLQHSLSLLAPVPLADGADDSPRPASENMPSAEAEAGLAHPRALLAQWLNANPQVTALLEPEPIA, from the coding sequence ATGACCGCCCCCTTCACCCCGGCTGAACTGCACAACGCATTCGCCCTGCTGTCCTCGCCGGCCCTGATCCGGCTGATCACCGAGATCGACGACAACGGTCCGATCCCACCGAGAAGGCTCGCCGGCACCCTCCCCGACCTCTCTGCGCACCACCTTCGCCGGACCACCCACGTTGCCCGCGTGCACGGCCTCGTCCGGGTCGCACCCGGCGTCGGCCTTGCCCTCACCGAGGCCGGCTCGGACCTGGCCGACTTCTACGACACCGTCGCCCGCTGGGCCCGACGCCACGCCTACCCGACCCGCGTCAGCGACTTCACCACCCGCCTCCAGCACTCCCTCAGCCTCCTGGCCCCCGTCCCCCTCGCCGACGGCGCCGATGACTCCCCACGCCCAGCGAGCGAGAACATGCCCAGCGCCGAGGCCGAGGCGGGTCTGGCCCACCCGCGCGCTCTGCTGGCCCAGTGGCTGAACGCCAACCCGCAGGTCACCGCGCTCCTTGAACCAGAGCCAATCGCGTGA
- a CDS encoding winged helix-turn-helix transcriptional regulator encodes MALTGLPPDTDADIARVTEALAMITPRWNVRILLALSGPPLRYSEIADRLSWLQNGQLHPKLKSLCDAGLVQRTEHTSRHVTYGHTDRGAALLPVLPVIVTWAEKHLEKADRPLPAIEQIEDSLTLLTRRHAAAILWVLKSREEVSGRALARIVMPSSDWTNIYPPLRQLVADGLVNTEGIGQPYRLSVSGDGLGPVFGALSAWSAGIPLTHAAQHPVWGRPGAALAPKQWVSNQALPAPTASPAVRAEGASRPTWQTRDLFSHTPTARPKAALPAGGPRR; translated from the coding sequence TTGGCCCTCACCGGTCTGCCCCCTGACACCGACGCTGACATCGCGAGGGTCACCGAGGCACTCGCCATGATCACTCCGCGATGGAACGTGCGGATCCTGCTGGCTCTCTCCGGGCCGCCGCTGCGGTACAGCGAGATCGCGGATCGGCTGTCGTGGCTGCAGAACGGCCAGCTCCACCCAAAGCTCAAGTCGCTGTGCGACGCCGGCCTCGTGCAGCGCACCGAACACACCTCGCGGCACGTCACCTACGGACACACCGACCGCGGCGCAGCCCTTCTGCCGGTGCTGCCGGTGATCGTCACCTGGGCCGAGAAGCACCTGGAGAAGGCGGACCGCCCGCTGCCCGCGATCGAGCAGATCGAGGACAGCCTCACCCTGCTCACCCGGCGGCACGCCGCCGCCATCCTGTGGGTGCTGAAGTCCCGTGAAGAGGTCAGCGGCCGGGCCCTGGCCAGGATCGTCATGCCCAGCAGCGACTGGACCAACATCTACCCCCCGCTGCGGCAGCTCGTGGCCGACGGCCTGGTCAACACCGAGGGCATAGGCCAGCCCTACCGCCTGTCCGTTTCGGGCGACGGCCTTGGGCCCGTCTTCGGCGCCCTGTCCGCGTGGTCCGCCGGAATCCCCCTCACCCATGCCGCCCAGCACCCGGTCTGGGGCCGCCCGGGGGCCGCACTCGCCCCGAAGCAGTGGGTCAGCAACCAAGCCCTGCCAGCTCCCACAGCCTCTCCGGCCGTCCGGGCTGAAGGCGCCTCCCGCCCGACGTGGCAGACCCGCGACCTGTTCTCGCACACCCCGACCGCCCGCCCGAAGGCGGCGCTCCCGGCAGGAGGCCCGCGCCGATGA
- a CDS encoding ATP-binding protein → MSHRPARRARRASASPLFTPHGTDRASRKAARRQLAEAAAKARAEAAAHPPGTAPDEHEMPAALYPPSGRPGPASARGNRLKLPAHRMTTAVAAGAYPFLAEGGLGAEGIYVGRDVHAEASFVFDPFALYGKVEGFTNPNILLAGVIGQGKSALAKSFALRSVAFGYRIYVPCDPKGEWTPVAKALGGTSVALGPGLPGKLNPLDAAPRPDSVSEADWTGEIRKRRLLLLGSLARTVLGRDLLPMEHTALDVALDAVVTHAAATGRTPLLGDVAAALNNPEQLEEAAGMMSGRLGEAARDLAHAMRRLVHGDLAGMFDAPSTVAFDPSAPMLTIDLSRLGGSGDDTALVLAMTCASAWMESALTDPNGGRRWIVYDEAWRLMRHPGLLQRMQAQWKLSRGLGIANLMVIHRLSDLLTAGDAGSQGRALAEGLLADCSTRIIYRQETDQLHAAASLLGLTSVEMDAIAHLNRGRGLWKVAGRSFIVQHLLHAHELALFDTDARMH, encoded by the coding sequence ATGAGCCACCGGCCCGCCCGCCGAGCCCGCCGCGCCTCCGCCTCCCCGCTGTTCACCCCGCACGGCACCGACCGGGCCAGCCGCAAAGCCGCCCGCCGCCAGCTCGCCGAAGCCGCCGCCAAGGCCCGAGCCGAGGCAGCCGCCCACCCACCCGGCACCGCGCCCGACGAGCACGAGATGCCCGCTGCTCTCTATCCGCCGAGCGGGCGCCCCGGCCCCGCCTCCGCCCGCGGAAACCGGCTGAAGCTGCCCGCCCACCGCATGACCACCGCCGTCGCCGCCGGCGCGTACCCGTTCCTCGCCGAGGGTGGCCTGGGTGCCGAAGGCATCTACGTCGGCCGCGACGTCCACGCCGAAGCCTCATTCGTGTTCGACCCGTTCGCCCTGTACGGCAAGGTCGAAGGCTTCACCAACCCCAACATCCTGCTCGCAGGCGTGATCGGCCAGGGCAAATCAGCACTGGCGAAGTCGTTCGCGCTGCGGTCGGTCGCCTTCGGCTACCGCATCTACGTCCCGTGCGACCCCAAGGGCGAGTGGACGCCCGTCGCCAAGGCGCTCGGTGGCACCTCCGTCGCCCTCGGGCCCGGACTGCCCGGCAAGCTCAACCCTCTGGATGCCGCACCGCGACCCGACAGCGTCTCCGAGGCCGACTGGACCGGCGAGATCCGCAAGCGGCGCCTGCTGCTGCTCGGGTCACTGGCCCGGACCGTGCTCGGCCGGGACCTGCTCCCGATGGAGCACACGGCCCTCGACGTCGCCCTCGACGCCGTCGTCACCCATGCCGCCGCCACCGGCCGCACACCGCTTCTCGGCGACGTCGCCGCCGCCCTCAACAACCCCGAGCAACTCGAAGAGGCCGCCGGGATGATGTCCGGACGGCTCGGGGAAGCGGCCCGCGACCTCGCCCACGCCATGCGCCGCCTGGTCCACGGCGACCTGGCCGGCATGTTCGACGCCCCCTCCACCGTCGCCTTCGATCCCAGCGCACCGATGCTCACCATCGACCTGTCCCGACTCGGCGGGTCCGGCGACGACACCGCCCTCGTCCTCGCCATGACCTGCGCGTCCGCCTGGATGGAATCCGCCCTGACCGACCCCAACGGCGGCCGGCGATGGATCGTCTACGACGAGGCATGGCGCCTGATGCGCCACCCTGGCCTCCTCCAGCGCATGCAGGCCCAGTGGAAACTCTCCCGCGGCCTCGGCATCGCCAACCTCATGGTCATCCACCGGCTGTCCGACCTGCTCACCGCGGGCGACGCCGGATCACAAGGCCGCGCCCTCGCCGAGGGCCTCCTGGCCGACTGCTCCACCCGCATCATCTACCGCCAGGAGACCGATCAACTCCACGCCGCGGCCTCGCTGCTCGGCCTGACTTCTGTGGAGATGGACGCCATCGCGCACCTCAACCGCGGGCGCGGCTTGTGGAAGGTCGCCGGACGATCATTCATCGTTCAACATCTTTTGCATGCCCACGAGCTGGCTCTGTTCGACACAGACGCCCGCATGCACTGA
- a CDS encoding NlpC/P60 family protein, producing MKAVAAGIGVVFLSPLLLAGTAMMMASSADAVQTSGSFSGCLTDINSGEVAKQVTKILDGASGKDIHIEGLDLPAEQVPNAQTIVASGISLDVPKKGQIIALATAMQESRLRNLNYGDLDSLGLFQQRPSQGWGTAQQIRDPVYASERFYKALLKVDGWQQMTVTQAAQAVQASGFPDAYAQWEDLSTALQEAIAKTFPSTGKDKDDKEPKQGKEPATSTTGCAPSKDGSGFGRIPEGSVPKGYKIPKDADPKARKALDWAMHQLGTQYQWGGSCTDAHGPDPMGRCDCSSLMQQAYAHAGITLTRTTYTQVNEGKPVSPSQLQPGDLIFSRGTASRPEHVGMYMGEGLVIEAPRTSKPVRITPIKDWDILAARRVI from the coding sequence TTGAAAGCGGTCGCCGCCGGCATCGGCGTCGTCTTCCTCTCTCCACTCCTGCTCGCCGGAACGGCCATGATGATGGCCTCCTCCGCCGATGCCGTGCAGACCTCCGGCTCCTTCAGCGGCTGCCTGACCGACATCAACTCCGGCGAGGTCGCCAAGCAGGTCACCAAGATCCTTGACGGGGCGTCCGGCAAGGACATCCACATCGAGGGCCTCGATCTGCCCGCCGAGCAAGTCCCCAATGCGCAGACCATCGTGGCCAGCGGCATCAGCCTCGACGTGCCCAAGAAGGGCCAGATCATCGCGCTCGCCACGGCGATGCAGGAATCACGGCTGCGCAATCTCAACTACGGAGACCTGGACAGCCTCGGCTTGTTCCAGCAGCGTCCCTCCCAGGGCTGGGGCACCGCCCAGCAGATCCGTGATCCGGTCTACGCCAGCGAGCGCTTCTACAAGGCGCTGCTCAAGGTGGACGGCTGGCAGCAGATGACCGTCACCCAGGCCGCACAGGCTGTCCAGGCATCAGGCTTTCCCGACGCTTACGCGCAGTGGGAGGACCTTTCCACCGCCCTGCAGGAAGCCATCGCCAAGACCTTCCCGAGCACCGGCAAGGACAAGGACGACAAGGAGCCGAAGCAGGGCAAGGAGCCCGCGACCAGCACCACCGGCTGCGCTCCGTCCAAGGACGGCTCCGGCTTCGGCCGCATCCCCGAGGGCAGCGTCCCCAAGGGATACAAGATCCCCAAGGACGCCGACCCCAAGGCCCGCAAAGCCCTGGACTGGGCGATGCACCAGCTCGGTACGCAGTACCAGTGGGGCGGCAGCTGCACCGACGCGCACGGCCCCGACCCGATGGGCCGCTGCGACTGCAGTTCACTGATGCAGCAGGCGTACGCCCACGCCGGCATCACCCTCACCCGCACCACGTACACGCAGGTCAACGAAGGCAAGCCCGTCTCGCCCAGCCAGCTCCAGCCCGGCGACCTGATCTTCAGCCGCGGCACCGCGAGCCGCCCCGAACACGTTGGCATGTACATGGGTGAGGGCCTCGTCATCGAGGCGCCGCGCACATCCAAGCCCGTCCGGATCACCCCGATCAAGGACTGGGACATCCTCGCCGCCCGCCGCGTCATCTGA
- a CDS encoding ATP-binding protein — protein MGFCDFPLADKLCAVGDAVNFASNPGKAIGDWMAKSAGELAAAAADLAAKAVNTTTKVDLNAGWFRDNYEMLLPLGLVLLVATFCAQLVRAAVRRDGQALTQAFTGTMSGVLFAFCAIAFTTVAVEVVDAVSDGLFKTAHLNIESAVRRIVKVNQIGALAGLGWLVPVVAGLGAAIGAFLYWCVMMVRKVGILVMVTLAIFASAGGGWEVARRWRKGWIEATATLVVSKLLMTVIFVLGIAAMGKTEAKDGIGALADVMAGIVIMVLVLLCPYAVFKFVHWAADGTDGESIHRAGGAGAQIAKAHAEKAARKAAAAAATAGTGGAAAGAGAAPQGPDTAGGGSFPGDIAANPTGGGGGGKEAPQGGGTGVSPGADAIKSGLENAVQPAPTSVSDDTSGQVGGSQGPGGSGASAASGQDGGWQSAPPTTTPPPQGAPPSSSSQPAGNSGTAPPPPPTGL, from the coding sequence GTGGGTTTCTGTGATTTCCCCCTGGCAGACAAGCTGTGCGCCGTCGGCGACGCGGTCAACTTCGCCTCGAACCCCGGCAAGGCCATCGGCGACTGGATGGCGAAGTCCGCAGGTGAACTGGCGGCAGCCGCCGCCGACCTGGCGGCCAAGGCGGTCAACACCACCACCAAGGTCGACCTGAACGCCGGCTGGTTCCGCGACAACTACGAGATGCTGCTGCCGCTGGGCCTGGTTCTGCTGGTCGCGACGTTCTGCGCGCAGCTCGTCCGGGCCGCCGTCAGACGCGACGGGCAGGCCCTCACGCAGGCATTCACTGGCACCATGAGCGGCGTTCTCTTCGCCTTCTGCGCCATCGCGTTCACCACGGTCGCCGTCGAAGTGGTCGACGCCGTCAGCGACGGCCTGTTCAAAACCGCGCACCTGAACATCGAGTCGGCCGTGCGCCGCATCGTGAAGGTCAACCAGATCGGCGCCCTGGCCGGACTGGGCTGGCTCGTCCCGGTCGTCGCCGGTCTCGGCGCCGCGATCGGCGCCTTCCTCTACTGGTGCGTGATGATGGTCCGCAAGGTCGGCATCCTCGTCATGGTCACCCTGGCGATCTTCGCCAGCGCCGGTGGCGGCTGGGAGGTCGCACGCCGCTGGCGCAAGGGATGGATCGAAGCCACCGCCACCCTCGTGGTCTCCAAGCTCTTGATGACCGTGATCTTCGTGCTCGGCATCGCCGCCATGGGCAAGACCGAAGCCAAGGACGGCATCGGCGCCCTCGCCGACGTCATGGCCGGAATCGTGATCATGGTCCTGGTGCTGCTGTGCCCGTACGCGGTCTTCAAGTTCGTGCACTGGGCGGCCGACGGAACCGACGGCGAGTCAATCCACCGCGCCGGCGGCGCCGGAGCCCAGATCGCCAAGGCACATGCTGAGAAGGCTGCCCGCAAGGCAGCCGCGGCAGCAGCCACCGCCGGAACCGGCGGAGCGGCAGCCGGAGCAGGCGCCGCCCCGCAAGGCCCCGACACCGCGGGCGGAGGCAGCTTCCCTGGCGACATCGCCGCCAATCCGACCGGCGGAGGCGGGGGCGGCAAGGAAGCTCCGCAAGGTGGCGGTACGGGCGTCTCGCCCGGCGCAGATGCCATCAAGTCCGGCCTGGAGAACGCTGTCCAGCCCGCGCCGACGAGCGTCTCCGACGACACCAGCGGCCAGGTGGGCGGCAGCCAGGGACCGGGCGGTTCCGGAGCGAGCGCCGCGTCCGGTCAGGACGGCGGATGGCAGTCGGCCCCGCCGACCACGACCCCGCCGCCGCAGGGCGCACCGCCGTCCTCCAGCTCACAGCCCGCCGGGAACAGCGGCACGGCACCCCCGCCGCCCCCGACCGGCCTCTGA